In Ptychodera flava strain L36383 chromosome 17, AS_Pfla_20210202, whole genome shotgun sequence, one genomic interval encodes:
- the LOC139115612 gene encoding uncharacterized protein encodes MLRREQGWSPNYYSRVCSRHFEGGRGPTSIHPVPTLFGYNSYKVSPVCRSNTNILKREQATAFAYWSCNPEKENVELQQQATIIDAEMSDLGEEVVVDCSHSDTNSLSGSSLNMIEPINQHDYLYTAMSDDDGEHSDERKLGKLNLTKLGDGWTTDQADANRRRIRVYVDSTTQTDICGNDIDKLLNEHSELKEKLTDRDNLRRELFIEKVIESDESVFRYTGFPSRQYLNSFFNILDKKEPQLKYWSDSTSAQEKNYQSQQRKKTGPKRKLQRYDEYLMTLVRLRLGLLSFLLGIFLGFPKPEFHRYL; translated from the exons ATGTTACGTCGTGAACAAGGCTGGTCACCCAACTACTATTCAAGAGTGTGCTCCAGACATTTCGAGGGCGGACGAGGGCCAACATCTATACATCCTGTTCCGACATTATTTGGGTACAATAGTTACAAGGTGTCGCCAGTGTGTCGATCAAATACTAACATATTGAAGCGTGAACAGGCTACTGCTTTTGCGTATTGGAGTTGCAACCCCGAGAAAGAAAATGTAGAGCTGCAGCAACAGGCAACAATCATAGATGCTGAGATGAGTGACCTTGGTGAAGAAGTGGTAGTGGATTGCAGTCATTCTGATACAAATTCTTTATCTG GTTCTTCATTGAATATGATAGAGCCAATCAATCAGCATGATTACCTGTATACAGCTAtgagtgatgatgatggagaGCACTCAGATGAAAGAAAACTTGGAAAACTAAACCTAACAAAGCTTGGAGATGGATGGACAACAGATCAGGCAGATGCCAACAGGAGGAGAATTCGTGTGTATGTTGACAGCACAACTCAAACAGATATTTGTGGAAATGACATTGATAAGTTGCTAAATGAACATTCAGAACTGAAAGAGAAGCTGACTGACAGAGACAATTTGAGAAGAGAACTGTTTATTGAAAAAGTAATTGAATCTGATGAAAGTGTATTTAGATATACAGGGTTTCCTTCCCGCCAATATTTAAATTCCTTCTTTAATATTCTTGATAAGAAGGAACCACAGCTAAAATACTGGAGTGATAGTACAAGTGCACAGGAAAAGAATTATCAAAGTCAGCAAAGAAAGAAGACAGGACCAAAACGTAAATTACAGAGATATGATGAGTATCTTATGACCTTAGTTAGATTACGTTTAGGGCTTCTTAGTTTTTTATTGGGGATATTTTTGGGGTTTCCAAAACCAGAGTTTCACAGGTATTTATAA